A genomic window from Scomber scombrus chromosome 18, fScoSco1.1, whole genome shotgun sequence includes:
- the sun1b gene encoding SUN domain-containing protein 1 isoform X4: MSRRSLRLQTSAGHYGNESLADYTQNHSNSSYTSTRKETRTQRSRKQQSSSGSLSLALSQAATPRKTLSFSAASTPINNSSSIQQSHTVSDASLLTPILDQSSLRQRTIITTTTTTTTSVDGHRGSIADHSSSSVNGDVSASASKSHTTLANGYICKDCSLHSHRTESLTTRSSSSSCSQAAEASTDAFSLSSSPFTSIYYRDRSRRNKTGVLTSVSNTCIRYSKRALAPIVSLVTLLFSNVLWLGSRAKSPPGKGVLASFSDSMRQAVSSSLSQLWLFKQTTLHRMMGCRANGYEGQAHSSFCGSMNVKDLVTEDASHLNLNGSLCDDCKGKHYSETHTVLISQSSRPRGLVGALWSLLAYTGYCLLQPGYCVVRAGKAVGSGVGAATQRLLSLLWMILAAPVNAGSGLLWFLAKGWYQLVSLMSLLNVFFLTRCLPKLWKLLLLLLPLLLILALWLWGPSTAALFAYLPAINLTEWRPTSPFTLLYNLVPASAPGPASVPVPATDTPVEHTPATPVSQAPPIIPPVVVSSVDLERLERVERQLALLWERVQQGDQKQEQHQTDVLGLYSKLREQLHTQTDRESLGLWVSSLLEQRLSVLRGELEQDKKEGAQNADQQKLHQTSQTARLADLELLLNTLAAKTEDVQQKQQQYEHEKEKWEKEVVTSAADTAPVSVGVKQEDHDALLAEVQRLDLELGKIRQDLQGVAGCKGKCEQLDSLQETISAQVSSQIRKELQALFFGSSGSAEEQGEVPESLIYWLSQRYVSTPDLQALLASLELSILRNVSQQLEVNRAQTLSEAESQAKTVIQTVTGTLQHTASTEGLTEEQVKLIVQNALKLYSQDRTGLVDYALESGGGSILSTRCSETYETKTALMSLFGLPLWYFSQSPRVVIQPDVYPGNCWAFKGSQGYLVIRLSLRIRPTSFCVEHIPKALSPTGNITSAPRNFTVYGLDDEYQEEGKLLGQYEYNEDGESLQTFPVMEQNDKAFQIIEVRVLSNWGHPEYTCLYRFRVHGEPRPQ; the protein is encoded by the exons ATGTCACGGCGGAGCCTGCGTCTGCAGACCAGTGCTGGTCACTATGGCAACGAGAGCCTGGCTGATTACACCCAGAaccacagcaacagcagctaCACCAGCACCAGGAAAGAAACACG GACGCAACGGAGCAGAAAGCAGCAGTCCAGTTCCGGCTCCCTGTCTTTAGCCTTGAGCCAAGCCGCCACACCGAGGAAAaccctctccttctctgctgCTAGTACCCCgattaataacagcagcagcattcaGCAAAGCCACACTGTGTCTGATGCCTCACTGCTCACCCCCATCCTGGACCAGTCCAGCCTGAGACAACGCACCATCATTacaacaaccaccaccaccactacttCTGTGGATGGACACCGGG GAAGCATCGCTGACCACAGTTCATCAAGTGTTAATGGTGACGTCAGTGCCAGCGCATCAAAGTCCCACACCACGCTCGCCAATGGCTACATCTGTAAAGACTGCTCTTTACACTCTCATAGGACAGAGTCCCTTACCACAcgctcttcatcatcatcatgttctCAGGCAGCAGAAGCTTCCACCGATGCTTTCTCCCTCTCATCGTCACCTTTCACCAGCATATACTACAGGGACAGGAGTCGGAGGAATAAAACAG GTGTCCTGACGTCAGTGTCTAATACGTGTATACGCTACAGCAAACGAGCCCTGGCCCCCATAGTGTCCCTAGTCACCCTGCTCTTCAGCAATGTGCTTTGGCTGGGTTCAAGGGCCAAGAGCCCACCAGGAAAAG GTGTCCTTGCGTCGTTTTCGGACTCGATGAGACAAGCAGTGTCCTCCAGTTTGTCCCAACTGTGGCTGTTTAAGCAGACCACTCTCCACAGAATGATGGGCTGCAGGGCCAATGGCTATGAAGGACAAG CTCACTCAAGTTTCTGTGGAAGCATGAATGTGAAGGATCTGGTGACTGAAGACGCATCACATCTTAATCTCAATGGTTCCCTGT GTGATGACTGTAAAGGGAAGCACTACTCTGAGACACACACCGTCCTCATCTCACAGTCCTCCAGGCCTCGGGGCCTGGTGGGGGCGCTGTGGAGCCTCCTAGCTTACACAG GTTATTGCCTCCTCCAGCCAGGATACTGTGTGGTGAGAGCAGGCAAAGCAGTGGGATCAGGGGTCGGGGCAGCAACACAGAGGCTGCTCTCGCTGCTCTGGATGATCCTGGCAGCCCCAG TGAACGCAGGCAGCGGTCTTCTGTGGTTTCTTGCAAAAGGATGGTACCAGCTGGTGTCTCTTATGTCTCTCCTCAATGTCTTCTTTCTGACACG ATGCCTTCCCAAACTCTGGAAgctcctgctgcttcttttGCCCCTTTTGCTCATCTTAG CTTTATGGTTGTGGGGTCCGTCCACTGCTGCCCTGTTTGCCTACCTCCCAGCTATAAACCTAACGGAGTGGCGTCCTACGTCTCCCTTCACCCTCTTGTATAACTTGGTACCAGCCTCTGCTCCTGGTCCTGCCTCTGTCCCCGTCCCTGCAACAGACACTCCAGTGGAGCATACACCAGCCACCCCGGTCTCACAGGCACCG CCGATCATCCCCCCTGTGGTGGTCTCAAGTGTGGACTTGGAGCGTCTTGAACGTGTGGAGCGCCAACTAGCCCTGCTGTGGGAGCGAGTACAGCAGGGTGACCAGAAGCAGGAGCAGCATCAGACAGATGTGTTGGGTCTCTACAGCAAGCTGAGGGAGCAGCTCCACACTCAGACCGATAGGGAGAGCCTGGGACTGTGGGTGTCCTCACTGCTAGAGCAGAGGTTGAGTGTGCTGCGAGGAGAGCTGGAGCAGGACAAGAAAGAGGGAGCACAG aacgCAGACCAGCAGAAACTACACCAAACGAGTCAGACAGCACGGCTGGCCGATTTGGAATTGCTGCTCAACACTCTGGCTGCCAAGACTGAG GACGTGcaacagaagcagcagcagtatgaGCACGAGAAAGAGAAATGGGAGAAAGAAGTTGTCACTTCAGCAGCAGACACAGCTCCCGTCAG TGTGGGCGTGAAGCAGGAGGATCATGATGCTCTGCTGGCAGAGGTGCAGAGACTTGACTTGGAGCTGGGCAAAATCAGACAGGACCTGCAGGGTGTTGCAGGATGCAAGGGCAAGTGTGAGCAGCTGGACTCACTGCAGGAGACG ATATCAGCTCAGGTGTCCTCCCAGATACGTAAGGAGTTGCAGGCTTTGTTCTTCGGCAGCAGCGGGTCGGCAGAGGAGCAGGGAGAGGTGCCTGAGTCTCTCATCTACTGGTTGTCCCAGCGCTACGTGAGCACGCCCGACCTGCAGGCCTTACTCGCCTCACTGGAGCTGAGCATCCTGAGAAACGTTTCCCAGCAGCTAGAGGTCAACAGAGCCCAAACTCTGAGTGAAGCAGAGTCCCAAGCCAAGACAGTCATTCAGACAGTAACTGGGACTCTCCAGCACACTGCCTCTACTGAGGGACTGACAGAAGAG CAAGTGAAGCTGATTGTCCAGAATGCTTTGAAGCTCTACTCCCAGGATCGAACAGGTCTAGTGGATTACGCCCTGGAGTCTGGAG gtggcaGCATCCTCAGCACCCGCTGCTCTGAGACATATGAAACCAAGACAGCCCTCATGAGTCTGTTTGGCCTGCCACTCTGGTACTTCTCCCAGTCTCCACGTGTTGTCATCCAG CCTGATGTGTACCCGGGTAACTGCTGGGCATTCAAAGGCTCCCAGGGCTATTTGGTGATCCGGCTTTCATTGAGGATCCGGCCCACATCTTTCTGCGTGGAGCACATCCCCAAAGCCTTGTCACCAACCGGAAACATCACTAGTGCCCCACGTAACTTCACTGTCTAT GGTCTAGATGATGAGTACCAAGAGGAAGGGAAGCTGCTGGGACAATACGAATACAATGAAGACGGGGAGTCACTGCAAACCTTCCCTGTTATG GAGCAGAATGATAAGGCCTTCCAGATAATTGAGGTGCGGGTGCTATCTAACTGGGGTCATCCAGAGTACACCTGCCTGTACCGCTTCAGAGTCCACGGAGAACCTCGGCCTCAGTGA